Proteins found in one Salmo salar chromosome ssa26, Ssal_v3.1, whole genome shotgun sequence genomic segment:
- the LOC106587467 gene encoding AP-2 complex subunit alpha-2 isoform X1 has protein sequence MPAVSKGDGMRGLAVFISDIRNCKSKEAEIKRINKELANIRSKFKGDKALDGYSKKKYVCKLLFIFLLGHDIDFGHMEAVNLLSSNKYTEKQIGYLFISVLVNSNSDLISLINNAIKNDLSSRNPTFMNLALHCIANVGSREMAEAFAAEVPCILVAGDTMDSVKQSAALCLLRLNRTSPDLVAMGEWTTRVVHLLNDQHLGVVTAATSLITTLAQKSPEDFKTSVSLAVARLSRIVSSASTDLQDYTYYFVAAPWLSVKLLRLLQCYPPPEDGAIRGRLTECLETILNKAQEPPKSKKVQHSNAKNAVLFEAISLIIHHDSEPTLLVRACNQLGQFLQHRETNLRYLALESMCTLASSEFSHEAVKTHIETVINALKSERDVSVRQRAVDLLYAMCDRSNAKQIVAEMLSYLETADYSIREEIVLKVAILAEKYAVDYTWYVDTILNLIRFAGDYVSDEVWYRVIQIVINRDEVQGYAAKTVFEALQAPACHENLVKVGGYILGEFGNLIAGDSRSSPLIQFDLLHSKFHLCSVPTRALLLSAYIKFINLFPEVKGTIQEVLRSDSQLRNADVELQQRAVEYLRLSCIASTDILATVLEEMPPFPERESSILAKLKRKKGPGNLHPDLDENRKERSVNGGTADHSSTTSNAKVAASPTPSTDLLGLGSTITTQNSAPRASKGASLLVDVFSGNIAAFPVETPVSVGPVADENFSSFLPNTPQVAYANATLPTAEEPEDKFVCKNNGVLYENQLLQIGLKSEFRQNLGRMYVFFGNKTSTQFMNFAASVVCQDTLQAQLNVHAKPADPTVDGGAQLQQILNIECVSDFVDAPVLNIQFRYGGTLQNIAVKLPITLNKFFQPTEMTSQDFFQRWKQLGAPQQEVQTIFKARHSMDTEVTKAKIMGFGAALLDGVDPNPSNFVGAGVIHTKTTQVGCLLRLEPNTQAQMYRLTLRTSRDTVSQRLCDLLSEQF, from the exons ATGCCTGCAGTCTCTAAAGGAGATGGAATGCGTGGCCTCGCTGTGTTTATATCGGACATTAGGAACT GTAAAAGTAAAGAAGCAGAGATCAAGAGAATTAACAAAGAGTTGGCCAACATCCGCTCAAAATTTAAAG GAGACAAGGCACTAGATGGCTACAGTAAGAAGAAATATGTGTGCAAGCTGCTTTTCATATTCCTTCTTGGCCATGACATCGACTTTGGCCACATGGAGGCAGTCAACTTGCTCAGTTCCAACAAGTACACAGAGAAACAAATT GGTTACCTGTTCATCTCAGTGCTGGTCAACTCAAACAGTGACCTCATCAGCCTTATCAACAATGCCATAAAGAATGACTTGTCCAGCAGGAATCCCACTTTCATGAACCTGGCCTTGCATTGCATTGCCAATGTGGGCAGCAGGGAGATGGCTGAGGCTTTTGCAGCTGAGGTGCCCTGCATCTTGGTGGCTGG GGACACCATGGACAGTGTGAAGCAGAGTGCTGCCCTATGCCTACTGCGTCTCAACAGGACCTCTCCAGACCTAGTGGCAATGGGGGAGTGGACCACCCGGGTGGTTCATCTGCTCAATGACCAGCACCTG GGTGTGGTGACAGCCGCCACCAGCCTGATTACCACACTGGCACAGAAGAGCCCAGAGGACTTCAAGACCTCTGTCTCCTTGGCTGTAGCCAGACTCAGCAGG ATCGTCTCCTCGGCCTCCACTGACCTGCAGGACTACACCTACTATTTTGTTGCAGCTCCCTGGCTTTCTGTCAAGCTCCTGCGTCTCCTACAGTGCTATCCTCCGCCTG AGGATGGTGCGATCCGGGGCCGTCTGACCGAATGTCTGGAAACCATCCTGAACAAGGCCCAGGAGCCTCCCAAGTCGAAGAAGGTGCAGCACTCCAACGCTAAGAACGCTGTGCTGTTTGAGGCCATCAGTCTAATCATCCACCATGACAG CGAGCCCACTCTGCTGGTGCGGGCCTGTAACCAGCTGGGCCAGTTCCTCCAGCACCGGGAGACTAACCTGCGCTACCTGGCCCTGGAGAGCATGTGCACTCTAGCCAGCTCCGAGTTCTCCCATGAGGCTGTTAAGACACACATCGAGACGGTCATAAATGCCCTCAAA TCGGAGAGAGATGTCAGTGTGCGTCAGCGTGCTGTGGACCTGCTCTATGCCATGTGTGACCGCAGCAACGCCAAACAGATTGTAGCAGAGATGCTCAGCTACCTGGAGACTGCAGACTACTCCATCAGAGAGGAGATA GTGCTAAAGGTGGCCATCCTGGCAGAGAAGTATGCAGTTGACTACACCTGGTATGTTGACACCATCCTCAACCTGATTCGCTTTGCTGGGGACTATGTCAGTGACGAGGTCTGGTACCGTGTCATCCAGATCGTCATCAACAGAGATGAAGTGCAAGGTTATGCTGCCAAGACAGTGTTCGAG GCACTCCAGGCCCCAGCCTGCCATGAGAACCTGGTGAAGGTCGGAGGGTACATTCTAGGGGAGTTTGGGAACTTGATAGCAGGAGATTCAAGGTCAAG TCCACTCATCCAGTTTGACCTGCTCCACTCCAAGTTTCACCTGTGCTCGGTGCCCACCCGGGCTTTGCTGCTCTCAGCCTACATCAAGTTCATCAACCTGTTCCCTGAGGTGAAGGGCACCATCCAGGAGGTGTTGCGCTCAGACAGCCAGCTCCGCAATGCAGACGTTGAGCTACAGCAGCGTGCTGTGGAGTACCTGCGCCTCAGCTGCATCGCCAGCACTGACATACTG GCCACGGTGTTGGAGGAGATGCCTCCCTTCCCTGAGAGGGAGTCCTCTATACTGGCCAAACTCAAGAGGAAGAAGGGACCAGGAAACCTGCATCCCGATTTGGATGAGAACCGCAAAGAACGCAGTGTCAATGGGGGTACTGCAGACCATAGCAGCACTACCTCAAATGCCAAG GTGGCCGCGTCCCCCACTCCCTCCACAGACCTGCTTGGCCTGGGCAGCACCATCACCACTCAAAACTCTGCCCCTCGTGCCTCCAAGGGGGCAAGCCTGCTGGTGGATGTCTTCTCTGGAAACATAGCAGCCTTTCCTGTAGAGACACCAGTGTCAGTGGGGCCTGTTGCAGATGAGAACTTCTCCAG TTTCCTGCCGAATACTCCACAAGTAGCATATGCCAACGCCACTCTGCCCACTGCAGAGGAACCTGAAGACAA GTTTGTTTGCAAGAACAATGGTGTCCTGTACGAGAACCAGCTCCTCCAGATCGGCCTGAAGTCTGAATTCAGACAGAATCTGG GTCGGATGTATGTGTTCTTTGGTAACAAGACATCAACCCAGTTCATGAATTTCGCTGCCTCTGTGGTCTGCCAAGATACTCTGCAGGCTC AACTGAATGTCCATGCCAAGCCTGCAGACCCCACTGTGGACGGGGGTGCACAACTCCAGCAGATACTCAACATTGAGTGTGTGTCTGACTTTGTGGATGCACCAGTGCTCAACATTCAGTTTAG GTACGGGGGAACTCTCCAGAACATTGCTGTTAAACTGCCTATTACTTTAAACAAGTTCTTCCAGCCTACAGAGATGACATCGCAGGACTTCTTTCAGCGCTGGAAACAACTTGGAGC CCCTCAGCAAGAGGTACAAACTATCTTCAAAGCAAGGCATTCCATGGACACAGAGGTTACCAAAGCCAAG
- the LOC106587467 gene encoding AP-2 complex subunit alpha-2 isoform X2: MPAVSKGDGMRGLAVFISDIRNCKSKEAEIKRINKELANIRSKFKGDKALDGYSKKKYVCKLLFIFLLGHDIDFGHMEAVNLLSSNKYTEKQIGYLFISVLVNSNSDLISLINNAIKNDLSSRNPTFMNLALHCIANVGSREMAEAFAAEVPCILVAGDTMDSVKQSAALCLLRLNRTSPDLVAMGEWTTRVVHLLNDQHLGVVTAATSLITTLAQKSPEDFKTSVSLAVARLSRIVSSASTDLQDYTYYFVAAPWLSVKLLRLLQCYPPPEDGAIRGRLTECLETILNKAQEPPKSKKVQHSNAKNAVLFEAISLIIHHDSEPTLLVRACNQLGQFLQHRETNLRYLALESMCTLASSEFSHEAVKTHIETVINALKSERDVSVRQRAVDLLYAMCDRSNAKQIVAEMLSYLETADYSIREEIVLKVAILAEKYAVDYTWYVDTILNLIRFAGDYVSDEVWYRVIQIVINRDEVQGYAAKTVFEALQAPACHENLVKVGGYILGEFGNLIAGDSRSSPLIQFDLLHSKFHLCSVPTRALLLSAYIKFINLFPEVKGTIQEVLRSDSQLRNADVELQQRAVEYLRLSCIASTDILATVLEEMPPFPERESSILAKLKRKKGPGNLHPDLDENRKERSVNGGTADHSSTTSNAKVAASPTPSTDLLGLGSTITTQNSAPRASKGASLLVDVFSGNIAAFPVETPVSVGPVADENFSRFVCKNNGVLYENQLLQIGLKSEFRQNLGRMYVFFGNKTSTQFMNFAASVVCQDTLQAQLNVHAKPADPTVDGGAQLQQILNIECVSDFVDAPVLNIQFRYGGTLQNIAVKLPITLNKFFQPTEMTSQDFFQRWKQLGAPQQEVQTIFKARHSMDTEVTKAKIMGFGAALLDGVDPNPSNFVGAGVIHTKTTQVGCLLRLEPNTQAQMYRLTLRTSRDTVSQRLCDLLSEQF, from the exons ATGCCTGCAGTCTCTAAAGGAGATGGAATGCGTGGCCTCGCTGTGTTTATATCGGACATTAGGAACT GTAAAAGTAAAGAAGCAGAGATCAAGAGAATTAACAAAGAGTTGGCCAACATCCGCTCAAAATTTAAAG GAGACAAGGCACTAGATGGCTACAGTAAGAAGAAATATGTGTGCAAGCTGCTTTTCATATTCCTTCTTGGCCATGACATCGACTTTGGCCACATGGAGGCAGTCAACTTGCTCAGTTCCAACAAGTACACAGAGAAACAAATT GGTTACCTGTTCATCTCAGTGCTGGTCAACTCAAACAGTGACCTCATCAGCCTTATCAACAATGCCATAAAGAATGACTTGTCCAGCAGGAATCCCACTTTCATGAACCTGGCCTTGCATTGCATTGCCAATGTGGGCAGCAGGGAGATGGCTGAGGCTTTTGCAGCTGAGGTGCCCTGCATCTTGGTGGCTGG GGACACCATGGACAGTGTGAAGCAGAGTGCTGCCCTATGCCTACTGCGTCTCAACAGGACCTCTCCAGACCTAGTGGCAATGGGGGAGTGGACCACCCGGGTGGTTCATCTGCTCAATGACCAGCACCTG GGTGTGGTGACAGCCGCCACCAGCCTGATTACCACACTGGCACAGAAGAGCCCAGAGGACTTCAAGACCTCTGTCTCCTTGGCTGTAGCCAGACTCAGCAGG ATCGTCTCCTCGGCCTCCACTGACCTGCAGGACTACACCTACTATTTTGTTGCAGCTCCCTGGCTTTCTGTCAAGCTCCTGCGTCTCCTACAGTGCTATCCTCCGCCTG AGGATGGTGCGATCCGGGGCCGTCTGACCGAATGTCTGGAAACCATCCTGAACAAGGCCCAGGAGCCTCCCAAGTCGAAGAAGGTGCAGCACTCCAACGCTAAGAACGCTGTGCTGTTTGAGGCCATCAGTCTAATCATCCACCATGACAG CGAGCCCACTCTGCTGGTGCGGGCCTGTAACCAGCTGGGCCAGTTCCTCCAGCACCGGGAGACTAACCTGCGCTACCTGGCCCTGGAGAGCATGTGCACTCTAGCCAGCTCCGAGTTCTCCCATGAGGCTGTTAAGACACACATCGAGACGGTCATAAATGCCCTCAAA TCGGAGAGAGATGTCAGTGTGCGTCAGCGTGCTGTGGACCTGCTCTATGCCATGTGTGACCGCAGCAACGCCAAACAGATTGTAGCAGAGATGCTCAGCTACCTGGAGACTGCAGACTACTCCATCAGAGAGGAGATA GTGCTAAAGGTGGCCATCCTGGCAGAGAAGTATGCAGTTGACTACACCTGGTATGTTGACACCATCCTCAACCTGATTCGCTTTGCTGGGGACTATGTCAGTGACGAGGTCTGGTACCGTGTCATCCAGATCGTCATCAACAGAGATGAAGTGCAAGGTTATGCTGCCAAGACAGTGTTCGAG GCACTCCAGGCCCCAGCCTGCCATGAGAACCTGGTGAAGGTCGGAGGGTACATTCTAGGGGAGTTTGGGAACTTGATAGCAGGAGATTCAAGGTCAAG TCCACTCATCCAGTTTGACCTGCTCCACTCCAAGTTTCACCTGTGCTCGGTGCCCACCCGGGCTTTGCTGCTCTCAGCCTACATCAAGTTCATCAACCTGTTCCCTGAGGTGAAGGGCACCATCCAGGAGGTGTTGCGCTCAGACAGCCAGCTCCGCAATGCAGACGTTGAGCTACAGCAGCGTGCTGTGGAGTACCTGCGCCTCAGCTGCATCGCCAGCACTGACATACTG GCCACGGTGTTGGAGGAGATGCCTCCCTTCCCTGAGAGGGAGTCCTCTATACTGGCCAAACTCAAGAGGAAGAAGGGACCAGGAAACCTGCATCCCGATTTGGATGAGAACCGCAAAGAACGCAGTGTCAATGGGGGTACTGCAGACCATAGCAGCACTACCTCAAATGCCAAG GTGGCCGCGTCCCCCACTCCCTCCACAGACCTGCTTGGCCTGGGCAGCACCATCACCACTCAAAACTCTGCCCCTCGTGCCTCCAAGGGGGCAAGCCTGCTGGTGGATGTCTTCTCTGGAAACATAGCAGCCTTTCCTGTAGAGACACCAGTGTCAGTGGGGCCTGTTGCAGATGAGAACTTCTCCAG GTTTGTTTGCAAGAACAATGGTGTCCTGTACGAGAACCAGCTCCTCCAGATCGGCCTGAAGTCTGAATTCAGACAGAATCTGG GTCGGATGTATGTGTTCTTTGGTAACAAGACATCAACCCAGTTCATGAATTTCGCTGCCTCTGTGGTCTGCCAAGATACTCTGCAGGCTC AACTGAATGTCCATGCCAAGCCTGCAGACCCCACTGTGGACGGGGGTGCACAACTCCAGCAGATACTCAACATTGAGTGTGTGTCTGACTTTGTGGATGCACCAGTGCTCAACATTCAGTTTAG GTACGGGGGAACTCTCCAGAACATTGCTGTTAAACTGCCTATTACTTTAAACAAGTTCTTCCAGCCTACAGAGATGACATCGCAGGACTTCTTTCAGCGCTGGAAACAACTTGGAGC CCCTCAGCAAGAGGTACAAACTATCTTCAAAGCAAGGCATTCCATGGACACAGAGGTTACCAAAGCCAAG
- the LOC106587467 gene encoding AP-2 complex subunit alpha-2 isoform X3, producing MEAVNLLSSNKYTEKQIGYLFISVLVNSNSDLISLINNAIKNDLSSRNPTFMNLALHCIANVGSREMAEAFAAEVPCILVAGDTMDSVKQSAALCLLRLNRTSPDLVAMGEWTTRVVHLLNDQHLGVVTAATSLITTLAQKSPEDFKTSVSLAVARLSRIVSSASTDLQDYTYYFVAAPWLSVKLLRLLQCYPPPEDGAIRGRLTECLETILNKAQEPPKSKKVQHSNAKNAVLFEAISLIIHHDSEPTLLVRACNQLGQFLQHRETNLRYLALESMCTLASSEFSHEAVKTHIETVINALKSERDVSVRQRAVDLLYAMCDRSNAKQIVAEMLSYLETADYSIREEIVLKVAILAEKYAVDYTWYVDTILNLIRFAGDYVSDEVWYRVIQIVINRDEVQGYAAKTVFEALQAPACHENLVKVGGYILGEFGNLIAGDSRSSPLIQFDLLHSKFHLCSVPTRALLLSAYIKFINLFPEVKGTIQEVLRSDSQLRNADVELQQRAVEYLRLSCIASTDILATVLEEMPPFPERESSILAKLKRKKGPGNLHPDLDENRKERSVNGGTADHSSTTSNAKVAASPTPSTDLLGLGSTITTQNSAPRASKGASLLVDVFSGNIAAFPVETPVSVGPVADENFSSFLPNTPQVAYANATLPTAEEPEDKFVCKNNGVLYENQLLQIGLKSEFRQNLGRMYVFFGNKTSTQFMNFAASVVCQDTLQAQLNVHAKPADPTVDGGAQLQQILNIECVSDFVDAPVLNIQFRYGGTLQNIAVKLPITLNKFFQPTEMTSQDFFQRWKQLGAPQQEVQTIFKARHSMDTEVTKAKIMGFGAALLDGVDPNPSNFVGAGVIHTKTTQVGCLLRLEPNTQAQMYRLTLRTSRDTVSQRLCDLLSEQF from the exons ATGGAGGCAGTCAACTTGCTCAGTTCCAACAAGTACACAGAGAAACAAATT GGTTACCTGTTCATCTCAGTGCTGGTCAACTCAAACAGTGACCTCATCAGCCTTATCAACAATGCCATAAAGAATGACTTGTCCAGCAGGAATCCCACTTTCATGAACCTGGCCTTGCATTGCATTGCCAATGTGGGCAGCAGGGAGATGGCTGAGGCTTTTGCAGCTGAGGTGCCCTGCATCTTGGTGGCTGG GGACACCATGGACAGTGTGAAGCAGAGTGCTGCCCTATGCCTACTGCGTCTCAACAGGACCTCTCCAGACCTAGTGGCAATGGGGGAGTGGACCACCCGGGTGGTTCATCTGCTCAATGACCAGCACCTG GGTGTGGTGACAGCCGCCACCAGCCTGATTACCACACTGGCACAGAAGAGCCCAGAGGACTTCAAGACCTCTGTCTCCTTGGCTGTAGCCAGACTCAGCAGG ATCGTCTCCTCGGCCTCCACTGACCTGCAGGACTACACCTACTATTTTGTTGCAGCTCCCTGGCTTTCTGTCAAGCTCCTGCGTCTCCTACAGTGCTATCCTCCGCCTG AGGATGGTGCGATCCGGGGCCGTCTGACCGAATGTCTGGAAACCATCCTGAACAAGGCCCAGGAGCCTCCCAAGTCGAAGAAGGTGCAGCACTCCAACGCTAAGAACGCTGTGCTGTTTGAGGCCATCAGTCTAATCATCCACCATGACAG CGAGCCCACTCTGCTGGTGCGGGCCTGTAACCAGCTGGGCCAGTTCCTCCAGCACCGGGAGACTAACCTGCGCTACCTGGCCCTGGAGAGCATGTGCACTCTAGCCAGCTCCGAGTTCTCCCATGAGGCTGTTAAGACACACATCGAGACGGTCATAAATGCCCTCAAA TCGGAGAGAGATGTCAGTGTGCGTCAGCGTGCTGTGGACCTGCTCTATGCCATGTGTGACCGCAGCAACGCCAAACAGATTGTAGCAGAGATGCTCAGCTACCTGGAGACTGCAGACTACTCCATCAGAGAGGAGATA GTGCTAAAGGTGGCCATCCTGGCAGAGAAGTATGCAGTTGACTACACCTGGTATGTTGACACCATCCTCAACCTGATTCGCTTTGCTGGGGACTATGTCAGTGACGAGGTCTGGTACCGTGTCATCCAGATCGTCATCAACAGAGATGAAGTGCAAGGTTATGCTGCCAAGACAGTGTTCGAG GCACTCCAGGCCCCAGCCTGCCATGAGAACCTGGTGAAGGTCGGAGGGTACATTCTAGGGGAGTTTGGGAACTTGATAGCAGGAGATTCAAGGTCAAG TCCACTCATCCAGTTTGACCTGCTCCACTCCAAGTTTCACCTGTGCTCGGTGCCCACCCGGGCTTTGCTGCTCTCAGCCTACATCAAGTTCATCAACCTGTTCCCTGAGGTGAAGGGCACCATCCAGGAGGTGTTGCGCTCAGACAGCCAGCTCCGCAATGCAGACGTTGAGCTACAGCAGCGTGCTGTGGAGTACCTGCGCCTCAGCTGCATCGCCAGCACTGACATACTG GCCACGGTGTTGGAGGAGATGCCTCCCTTCCCTGAGAGGGAGTCCTCTATACTGGCCAAACTCAAGAGGAAGAAGGGACCAGGAAACCTGCATCCCGATTTGGATGAGAACCGCAAAGAACGCAGTGTCAATGGGGGTACTGCAGACCATAGCAGCACTACCTCAAATGCCAAG GTGGCCGCGTCCCCCACTCCCTCCACAGACCTGCTTGGCCTGGGCAGCACCATCACCACTCAAAACTCTGCCCCTCGTGCCTCCAAGGGGGCAAGCCTGCTGGTGGATGTCTTCTCTGGAAACATAGCAGCCTTTCCTGTAGAGACACCAGTGTCAGTGGGGCCTGTTGCAGATGAGAACTTCTCCAG TTTCCTGCCGAATACTCCACAAGTAGCATATGCCAACGCCACTCTGCCCACTGCAGAGGAACCTGAAGACAA GTTTGTTTGCAAGAACAATGGTGTCCTGTACGAGAACCAGCTCCTCCAGATCGGCCTGAAGTCTGAATTCAGACAGAATCTGG GTCGGATGTATGTGTTCTTTGGTAACAAGACATCAACCCAGTTCATGAATTTCGCTGCCTCTGTGGTCTGCCAAGATACTCTGCAGGCTC AACTGAATGTCCATGCCAAGCCTGCAGACCCCACTGTGGACGGGGGTGCACAACTCCAGCAGATACTCAACATTGAGTGTGTGTCTGACTTTGTGGATGCACCAGTGCTCAACATTCAGTTTAG GTACGGGGGAACTCTCCAGAACATTGCTGTTAAACTGCCTATTACTTTAAACAAGTTCTTCCAGCCTACAGAGATGACATCGCAGGACTTCTTTCAGCGCTGGAAACAACTTGGAGC CCCTCAGCAAGAGGTACAAACTATCTTCAAAGCAAGGCATTCCATGGACACAGAGGTTACCAAAGCCAAG
- the LOC106587468 gene encoding tryptophan 5-hydroxylase 1, protein MYSNKIDGPRRGRSFDSMSSSLHTCYEEKQLNNEMKKCTFSKIDENKDNKSSSWENGRSLEKGRTAIAFSLKNEVGGLVKALKLFQENHVNLVHIESRKSRRRGSEFEIFVDCDSGHEQLKELTDLLRKHAANVVDMDHDQPDNSSLPEEDTEDIPWFPKKISDLDMCANRVLMYGLDLDADHPGFKDNVYRKRRKHFADLAMSYKHGNPIPHIEFTEEEVKTWGVVYRELNKLYPTHACREYLKNLPLLSKHCDCREDNIPQLEDVSHFLRERTGFIIRPVAGYLSPRDFLAGLAFRVFHCTQYVRHSSDPLYTPEPDTCHELLGHVPLLAEPSFAQFSQEIGLASLGASDESVQTLATCYFFTVEFGLCKQEGKMRAYGAGLLSSISELKHALSDNAKIMPFDPKVTCKQECIITTFQDVYFVSESFEEAKVKMREFAKTIKRPFTVRYNPYTHSVDVLKDTSSINSMVEDLRHELDIVADALQRLNKHYAV, encoded by the exons ATGTATTCAAACAAGATTGACGGGCCGCGCAGAGGAAGGTCTTTCGACTCTATGAGTTCTTCATTGCACACTTGTTACGAGGAAAAGCAACTGAATAATGAG ATGAAAAAGTGTACCTTCAGCAAGATCGATGAGAACAAGGACAACAAGAGTTCATCTTGGGAGAATGGTCGCTCTTTGGAAAAGGGTCGCACAGCCATCGCCTTCTCCCTCAAGAATGAAGTTGGCGGGCTCGTTAAGGCACTTAAACTTTTCCAA GAGAACCACGTCAACCTTGTTCACATCGAGTCCCGAAAATCGAGGCGGCGCGGCTCAGAGTTTGAGATCTTTGTTGACTGTGACAGCGGCCACGAGCAACTCAAGGAGCTCACTGACCTGCTACGAAAGCACGCCGCCAACGTAGTTGATATGGACCATGACCAACCTGACAATTCCAGCCTGCCTGAAGAAG ACACTGAAGATATTCCCTGGTTCCCAAAGAAAATCTCAGACCTGGACATGTGTGCTAACCGTGTCTTGATGTATGGCTTAGACCTGGATGCTGATCACCCA GGCTTCAAGGACAACGTCTACCGCAAAAGAAGGAAACACTTTGCTGATCTTGCCATGAGCTACAAACA tGGGAATCCAATTCCACATATCGAGTTcacagaggaggaggtgaagaCCTGGGGTGTGGTCTATCGGGAGCTCAATAAGCTGTATCCAACCCATGCTTGCCGGGAGTACCTAAAGAACCTGCCACTGCTCTCCAAGCACTGTGACTGCAGGGAGGACAACATCCCCCAGCTGGAAGATGTGTCACACTTCCTcagag AACGCACAGGCTTTATCATTCGGCCCGTGGCAGGTTACCTCTCCCCACGAGACTTTCTGGCAGGTTTGGCTTTCCGGGTTTTCCACTGCACTCAGTATGTTCGCCACAGCTCTGACCCTCTCTACACACCTGAGCC AGACACATGTCATGAGCTGTTGGGTCATGTCCCTCTGCTGGCGGAGCCTAGTTTTGCCCAGTTCTCCCAGGAGATAGGTCTGGCTTCTCTGGGGGCCTCAGATGAGTCTGTCCAGACGCTGGCCACC TGTTACTTTTTCACAGTAGAGTTTGGCCTGTGTAAACAGGAGGGAAAGATGAGAGCCTACGGCGCAGGACTACTCTCCTCTATCAGTGAGCTGAAG CATGCACTCTCTGACAATGCAAAGATCATGCCCTTTGACCCCAAGGTCACCTGCAAGCAGGAGTGCATTATCACTACATTCCAAGATGTCTACTTTGTGTCAGAGAGCTTTGAAGAGGCCAAAGTCAAGATGAG GGAGTTTGCCAAGACCATCAAGCGTCCGTTTACTGTGAGGTACAACCCCTACACCCACAGTGTGGACGTGCTGAAGGACACATCCAGCATCAACAGCATGGTGGAGGATCTGAGACATGAACTGGACATCGTGGCCGACGCCCTACAGCGCCTTAACAAACACTACGCTGTCTGA